From the genome of Kaistella daneshvariae, one region includes:
- a CDS encoding S46 family peptidase, with protein MNRKNILLSAILFPAVMAFAQQYGGMWIPTELNEKEMKDLGMKISAKDIFDPSKPSIKDAVVQFNGGCTAEIISPQGLLLTNHHCGYGQIQKHSSVEHDYLTDGFWAKDMNGELPNPGVTVDFIADIKEVTGPVLAGTQNLTGKAAEDLINKNLEQVKAGFKLEPWQKVVIKPVYYGNKYYAYIIETYKDIRLVGAPPSSIGKFGSDTDNWVWPRHTGDFSMFRIYADKNNKPAEYSKDNIPYKPKYFLPVSIKDKQENDFTFVFGFPGRTTEYLPAIAVEKIMTEIDPAMISVREVALKTLNEKMRIDNETRIKYASKYASVANYWKKWIGEVEGLKKSDAVGKKQKYEQSLIAKNPQMKTTIDQLNHLYTEQAPYALNRAYYSEVIRNAETLALANHFINFMQTYEAGKMNDQTMTAFKNRLSNIYKDYSGELDAKVTAELLALYAAKTPEKFLPNNFSQLKDVSRNMEIVEGWSKNSVVTGRGSFNGATTVSNIDKVFENPKELIKNLKNDPIIQWASAMRDSYMTTTDGKYSELQEKIDALQTKFMTQQMATDKDRKFFPDANSTLRVAYGQVKGSNPRDAVYYGYQTHLEGVMEKYVPGDYEFDVPKKLVNLYNAKDYGVYKDKTGDVPVNFTATNHTTGGNSGSPALDAYGNLIGLNFDRQWEGTMSDINFDPRFSRNIMVDTKYILFIVDKYADAKWLLKEMKIVK; from the coding sequence ATGAATAGAAAAAATATTTTGCTCTCGGCAATACTTTTTCCGGCTGTGATGGCTTTTGCGCAACAGTACGGTGGAATGTGGATTCCCACGGAGCTTAATGAGAAGGAAATGAAAGATTTAGGGATGAAAATTTCTGCAAAAGATATTTTCGATCCTTCAAAACCGAGCATTAAAGATGCCGTGGTGCAGTTTAATGGCGGTTGTACAGCCGAAATTATTTCGCCACAAGGTTTGCTTTTGACGAATCACCACTGTGGTTATGGGCAAATTCAAAAACATTCTTCGGTAGAACACGATTATCTGACGGACGGTTTCTGGGCAAAAGATATGAATGGTGAATTGCCGAATCCAGGCGTAACTGTTGATTTTATCGCAGACATTAAAGAAGTTACAGGTCCTGTTTTGGCTGGAACGCAAAATCTTACCGGAAAAGCGGCAGAAGATCTCATCAATAAAAATCTGGAGCAGGTAAAAGCTGGTTTTAAGCTGGAGCCATGGCAAAAAGTGGTCATCAAACCGGTGTATTACGGCAATAAATATTACGCGTACATCATCGAAACCTATAAAGATATCCGATTGGTAGGCGCGCCGCCAAGTTCTATCGGAAAATTCGGATCTGACACTGATAACTGGGTTTGGCCAAGACATACCGGCGATTTTTCGATGTTCCGAATTTACGCTGATAAAAACAACAAGCCGGCGGAATATTCCAAAGACAATATTCCTTACAAACCGAAATATTTCCTGCCGGTTTCCATCAAAGACAAGCAGGAAAATGACTTTACTTTCGTATTCGGCTTCCCGGGCAGAACCACGGAATATTTACCGGCGATTGCAGTTGAAAAAATCATGACGGAAATTGATCCGGCTATGATTTCTGTGCGCGAAGTAGCATTAAAAACGCTGAACGAAAAAATGCGTATCGACAACGAAACGCGCATTAAATATGCTTCAAAATATGCTTCTGTAGCCAATTACTGGAAAAAATGGATTGGTGAAGTGGAAGGTTTGAAAAAATCTGACGCTGTTGGTAAAAAGCAGAAATATGAGCAATCGCTGATTGCGAAAAATCCGCAGATGAAAACCACCATCGATCAGCTGAACCACTTGTACACCGAACAGGCGCCATATGCATTAAACCGCGCTTATTACTCCGAAGTAATTCGAAATGCAGAAACTTTGGCTTTGGCAAATCATTTCATCAACTTCATGCAAACCTATGAAGCGGGAAAAATGAATGATCAAACGATGACTGCTTTCAAAAACCGATTGTCGAATATTTACAAAGATTACAGCGGCGAGCTTGATGCAAAAGTAACTGCGGAATTATTGGCGCTTTATGCGGCAAAAACTCCGGAAAAATTCCTGCCGAACAATTTCAGCCAGCTGAAAGATGTGAGCAGAAATATGGAAATCGTAGAAGGTTGGTCGAAAAATTCTGTAGTGACCGGACGTGGAAGTTTCAATGGCGCAACGACCGTTTCGAACATCGACAAGGTTTTTGAAAATCCAAAAGAACTCATCAAAAATCTGAAAAACGATCCTATTATTCAGTGGGCGTCGGCAATGCGCGATTCTTATATGACCACTACCGATGGAAAATATTCGGAACTTCAGGAAAAAATTGATGCGTTGCAAACCAAATTTATGACGCAGCAAATGGCAACCGACAAAGACCGAAAATTCTTCCCGGACGCCAACTCAACTTTGCGTGTAGCTTATGGCCAGGTGAAAGGTTCTAACCCGAGAGACGCGGTATATTACGGCTACCAGACGCACCTGGAAGGTGTAATGGAGAAATATGTGCCCGGAGATTATGAATTTGATGTGCCGAAAAAACTAGTGAACTTATACAACGCGAAAGATTACGGTGTTTACAAAGATAAAACAGGTGACGTGCCGGTGAACTTCACAGCGACCAACCACACCACTGGTGGAAATTCCGGTAGCCCGGCGCTGGATGCTTACGGAAATCTCATCGGTTTAAATTTCGACAGACAGTGGGAAGGAACGATGAGTGACATTAATTTCGACCCCCGTTTCAGCCGAAATATTATGGTTGACACCAAATATATTCTGTTCATCGTAGATAAATACGCTGATGCCAAATGGCTTTTAAAGGAAATGAAAATTGTAAAATAA
- a CDS encoding M16 family metallopeptidase: MFENSNRAPEYKTIKLTDKAGNFYETVTNDKNGVRIYTLKNGLKVFLAQNDDAPKIQTYIPVRTGSNNDPADNTGLAHYLEHMMFKGTSKLASADWEKEKPLLDKIAELYEQHKAENDPAKKKAIYRKIDEISQEASKYAIANEYDKAISSLGASGTNAHTWLDETVYKNNIPNNELEKWLKVEKERFSELTLRLFHTELESVYEEFNRAQDNDARLVNYEMMDALFPNHPNGQQTTIGKPEHLKNPSMLAIHKYFDEYYVPNNYAMVLVGDLDFEKTIALVDQYFGSFEYKELPKKEKIEEAPLTAIIERVVKSPSAERLHLAWRSDSAGTENSRLANMVANILSNSGETGLIDININQSQKALRAMAYDMAFKNYGSFSLIIVPKNDQTLDEAKQLLLDQIELVKKGNFEDWLIPAIINDMKIQRMKMFETADGLATALYGIYINDTTWEEELNEIHEYEKITKAQIVDFAQEFFGENYVVIRKEKGENDKLVRVENPGITPIKLNRDVQSDFLKEIFQEKSAEIEPNFIDYNASILTEKIGDKTVSFVKNKYNNIAQVHFIFPFGSDHDKKLVLATQVLQYLGTQNLSAEALKEEFFKLGISNDFRTSKDQLQISLSGLEENMAAGIELLKNWLQNAKHDQEVYEKNVETILESRRIAKKNKDRIMTALSNYAKYGKNSRFSDVLSEAELKATDSVEMTEKIKSLLKMPYEIFFYGEDFSSFKEYVQLFVENAVLPIPEPKIYPEPPTENKVYFTSYDMVQTEISRVAKGPNVNIRNFGKVNVFNEYFGRGLSSIVFQEIRESKSLAYSAYVSYAANGELNHPDYITTYIGTQTDKLAEAVNAMEELMADLPQIPAQFQNAKNSALKQIGAGRINRTIIFFNRLNLKKLGIDYDIRKDMYQEIQNLTLEDLTDFYNTQMKPLQYNTAILGKKENLDFTALKGLGEFQELTLEEIFGY, encoded by the coding sequence ATGTTTGAAAACAGCAACCGTGCGCCGGAATATAAAACCATAAAATTAACCGATAAAGCCGGTAATTTTTACGAAACGGTTACCAATGATAAAAACGGTGTACGCATCTATACTTTAAAAAATGGTTTGAAGGTTTTTCTTGCGCAAAATGACGACGCGCCGAAAATTCAGACCTATATTCCGGTACGCACTGGAAGTAATAACGATCCTGCGGACAATACCGGTTTGGCGCATTATCTGGAACATATGATGTTTAAAGGAACATCGAAACTTGCGAGCGCAGACTGGGAAAAAGAAAAGCCGCTTTTGGACAAAATCGCGGAGCTTTACGAACAGCATAAAGCTGAAAACGATCCGGCAAAAAAGAAAGCCATTTACCGTAAAATTGATGAGATTTCTCAGGAGGCGAGCAAATACGCTATTGCGAATGAATATGACAAAGCCATTTCTTCGCTCGGTGCTTCTGGAACGAACGCGCATACCTGGCTGGATGAAACGGTTTACAAAAATAACATCCCGAATAATGAGCTGGAAAAATGGCTGAAAGTCGAAAAAGAGCGTTTTTCGGAGCTTACATTGCGCTTATTTCACACCGAACTGGAGTCGGTTTATGAAGAATTTAACCGCGCACAGGACAATGACGCGCGCCTGGTGAATTACGAAATGATGGATGCACTTTTCCCCAATCATCCGAATGGGCAGCAAACTACCATTGGCAAACCTGAACATCTGAAAAACCCGTCGATGCTGGCAATTCACAAATATTTTGATGAATATTATGTACCCAACAATTACGCGATGGTTTTGGTCGGTGACTTAGATTTCGAAAAAACAATTGCGCTGGTCGATCAATATTTCGGCAGTTTTGAGTACAAAGAATTGCCGAAAAAAGAAAAAATTGAAGAAGCTCCGCTCACCGCGATAATTGAAAGAGTAGTTAAAAGCCCGTCTGCAGAACGGCTTCATCTTGCGTGGCGCAGCGATTCCGCAGGAACTGAAAATTCGCGGTTAGCAAACATGGTCGCGAATATTTTAAGCAATTCCGGTGAAACGGGTTTAATTGATATCAACATTAATCAAAGTCAGAAAGCCCTTCGCGCGATGGCTTACGACATGGCATTTAAAAATTATGGCAGTTTTTCGCTGATCATTGTGCCAAAAAATGACCAGACTTTAGACGAGGCAAAACAGCTTTTGCTGGACCAGATTGAGTTGGTAAAAAAAGGTAATTTCGAAGACTGGCTGATTCCCGCCATCATTAATGATATGAAAATTCAGCGTATGAAAATGTTTGAAACTGCCGACGGTCTTGCTACTGCGCTGTACGGAATTTACATTAACGACACGACTTGGGAAGAGGAGCTGAATGAAATCCACGAATACGAGAAAATTACAAAAGCACAAATCGTTGATTTTGCCCAAGAATTTTTCGGCGAAAATTATGTGGTGATCAGAAAAGAAAAAGGTGAAAATGATAAATTAGTGCGCGTAGAAAATCCCGGAATTACGCCAATCAAGCTGAACCGCGACGTTCAGTCGGATTTTCTTAAAGAAATTTTCCAGGAAAAATCTGCGGAAATTGAGCCCAATTTTATTGATTATAACGCTTCAATTTTAACTGAAAAAATCGGTGACAAAACGGTAAGTTTTGTAAAAAACAAATACAACAATATCGCGCAGGTGCATTTTATTTTTCCGTTTGGCAGCGATCACGATAAAAAATTGGTTTTAGCGACGCAGGTTTTACAGTATCTGGGAACTCAAAATTTAAGTGCTGAAGCGCTGAAAGAAGAGTTTTTCAAGCTTGGCATCAGCAATGATTTCCGCACGTCGAAAGATCAGCTTCAAATTTCTTTAAGTGGCTTGGAAGAAAATATGGCGGCAGGAATCGAGCTTTTAAAAAACTGGCTGCAAAACGCAAAACATGATCAGGAGGTTTACGAAAAAAATGTAGAAACCATTTTGGAAAGCCGGCGCATAGCGAAAAAAAATAAAGACCGAATTATGACGGCGCTGAGCAATTACGCGAAATACGGTAAAAATTCTCGCTTTTCGGATGTCTTGTCCGAAGCCGAATTAAAAGCGACCGACTCGGTGGAAATGACCGAAAAAATTAAAAGTTTGCTTAAAATGCCGTACGAAATTTTCTTCTATGGTGAAGATTTTTCAAGCTTTAAGGAGTACGTTCAACTGTTTGTAGAAAATGCAGTTTTGCCAATTCCGGAACCTAAAATTTATCCCGAACCTCCAACTGAAAATAAAGTGTATTTCACGAGCTATGATATGGTTCAAACCGAAATCAGCAGAGTCGCAAAGGGCCCGAATGTGAACATCCGAAACTTTGGAAAAGTAAATGTTTTTAATGAATATTTCGGTCGTGGACTGTCATCGATCGTTTTTCAGGAAATCCGCGAAAGCAAAAGTTTAGCCTATTCTGCCTACGTTTCTTATGCGGCGAATGGCGAGCTGAATCATCCGGATTATATCACAACTTACATTGGAACACAAACTGATAAACTGGCGGAAGCGGTGAACGCGATGGAAGAATTAATGGCAGATTTACCACAAATTCCGGCGCAGTTTCAGAACGCAAAAAATTCTGCTTTAAAGCAAATTGGTGCAGGAAGAATTAACCGGACAATTATATTTTTTAATCGTTTAAACCTGAAAAAATTAGGAATTGACTACGATATCCGGAAAGATATGTATCAGGAAATTCAAAATTTAACTCTGGAAGATCTTACCGATTTTTACAACACGCAAATGAAACCGCTGCAATACAACACCGCTATTTTAGGTAAAAAGGAAAATCTGGATTTTACGGCGCTAAAAGGTTTAGGCGAATTTCAAGAGTTGACTCTGGAAGAAATCTTCGGTTATTAG